In one window of Sciurus carolinensis chromosome X, mSciCar1.2, whole genome shotgun sequence DNA:
- the Sash3 gene encoding SAM and SH3 domain-containing protein 3, protein MLRRKPSNASEKEPTQKKKLSLQRSSSFKDFAKSKPSSPVVSEKEFNLEDNIPEDDSSIPTPEDAGKSGKKLGKKWRAVISRTMNRKMGKMMVKALSEDMGDTLEEGSASPTSPDCSLDSPGPEKMTLAFSEQEERELPVLSRQASTSSELCSPSPGSGSFVEEPSAPQYTGPFCGRARVHTDFTPSPYDHDSLKLQKGDVIQIIEKPPVGTWLGLLNGKLGSFKFIYVDVLPEEAVGPSRSSRRQSKGKRPKPKTLHELLERIGLEEHTSTLLLNGYQTLEDFKELRETHLNELHIMDPQHRAKLLTAAELLLDYDTGSEEAEEGAESNQEPVVHTVSEPKVDIPRDSGCFEGLESGRDEAELAGTEEQLHGLSLAGSP, encoded by the exons CTCTCCCTTCAGCGCTCAAGCAGCTTCAAGGATTTTGCCAAATCCAAACCCAGCTCCCCTGTGGTGAGCGAGAAGGAATTTAATCTGGAAGACAAT ATTCCAGAAGATGACTCCAGCATCCCCACCCCAGAGGATGCTGGGAAGAGTGGCAAAAAGCTGGGGAAGAAGTGGAGGGCAGTTATTTCCCGAACCATGAACAGGAAGATGGGGAAAATGATGGTGAAGGCCTTGTCAGAGGATATG ggagacacactGGAGGAGGGCTCAGCCTCCCCGACATCTCCAGACTGCAGCCTGGACAGCCCTGGCCCTGAGAAGATGACCCTGGCCTTTTCTGAGCAGGAGGAGCGTGAACTCCCAGTGCTCAGCCGCCAGGCATCAACGA GCAGTGAgctctgcagccccagccctggctctggCAGCTTCGTGGAGGAACCATCTGCCCCCCAGTACACAGGGCCCTTCTGTGGTCGGGCACGAGTCCACACCGACTTCACTCCCAGCCCCTATGACCACGACTCACTGAAATTGCAG AAAGGAGATGTGATCCAGATCATTGAAAAACCACCGGTGGGCACGTGGCTGGGCCTGCTCAATGGCAAACTGGGCTCTTTCAAATTCATCTATGTGGATGTGCTGCCAGAGGAGGCTGTGGGGCCTTCCCGCTCCAGTCGCCGACAGAGCAAGGGCAAGAGGCCCAAGCCTAAGACTCTGCATGAACTACTGGAGCGCATCGGTCTGGAG GAGCACACGTCCACCCTGCTGCTCAATGGCTACCAGACACTGGAGGACTTCAAGGAGCTGCGGGAGACACACCTCAATGAGCTGCACATCATGGACCCGCAGCATCGGGCCAAGCTGCTCACGGCTGCAGAACTGCTGCTGGACTATGATA CTGGCAGTGAGGAGGCAGAAGAGGGCGCCGAGAGCAACCAGGAACCAGTGGTGCATACAGTGTCAGAACCCAAGGTGGACATCCCACGGGACTCTGGCTGCTTTGAGGGCTTGGAGAGTGGGCGCGATGAGGCAGAGCTGGCAGGCACTGAAGAACAGCTGCACGGCCTCTCCCTGGCAGGGTCACCTTGA